From Cellulophaga lytica DSM 7489, a single genomic window includes:
- a CDS encoding DEAD/DEAH box helicase — MANTIKNREDILQKLNIHQLNPMQEEALSVIENTTNTVLLSPTGTGKTLAFLLPLIDRLNPDLEEIQALILVPSRELAIQIEQVIRSMGSGYKVNAVYGGRSMSKDKIELKHTPAILIGTPGRIADHFDNERFSTNFIKTLVLDEFDKSLETGFEEQMKYIIGLLPSLNRRILTSATQGVTIPKFVRLDKAVTINFLKETTNKLAVKTVVSPNRDKLRTLLNLLNYEGNSPGIIFCNLRESIKGVSKFLDKNNITHGCFHGDMEQKDRERSLLKFRNGTYDVIVATDLAARGIDIPEMKYIIHYELPYKKEEFIHRNGRTARVNSKGTAYVLKWEEENLPDFIKNAPVAKINKTGTRKPPYWTTLFISGGRKDKISKGDIAGLFFKQGNINKDELGVIELKQDCTFVSVPATIAPKLVNKLNNTRLKKKKVRISII, encoded by the coding sequence ATGGCAAATACAATAAAAAATAGGGAAGATATTTTACAAAAATTAAATATTCACCAATTAAATCCAATGCAGGAAGAGGCTCTTTCTGTAATAGAAAATACAACTAATACGGTATTATTATCGCCAACAGGAACAGGTAAAACACTTGCTTTTTTATTACCTTTAATAGATAGGTTAAATCCAGATTTAGAAGAAATACAAGCTTTAATTCTAGTACCTTCTAGAGAATTAGCTATACAAATAGAACAAGTTATTCGTTCTATGGGTTCTGGTTACAAAGTTAATGCTGTTTATGGTGGTAGGTCAATGTCTAAAGATAAAATAGAGCTAAAACATACTCCTGCAATTCTAATTGGTACACCTGGTAGAATAGCAGATCATTTTGATAATGAACGTTTTTCTACAAACTTTATTAAAACGTTGGTTTTAGATGAGTTTGACAAGTCTTTGGAAACTGGTTTTGAAGAGCAAATGAAATATATAATTGGGTTGCTTCCTAGTTTAAATAGGCGTATTTTAACCTCTGCAACACAAGGAGTTACTATTCCTAAATTTGTTAGGTTAGACAAAGCTGTTACTATTAATTTTTTAAAAGAAACTACTAATAAATTAGCTGTAAAAACGGTTGTTTCTCCTAATAGAGACAAATTAAGAACCCTACTTAATTTATTAAATTATGAAGGTAATAGTCCAGGAATTATTTTTTGTAATCTTAGAGAGAGTATAAAAGGAGTTAGCAAATTTTTAGACAAAAATAATATTACGCACGGCTGTTTTCATGGAGATATGGAACAGAAAGATAGAGAACGATCTTTATTAAAATTTAGAAACGGTACTTATGATGTTATTGTAGCTACAGATTTGGCTGCTCGTGGTATAGATATTCCAGAAATGAAATATATTATTCATTATGAACTTCCTTATAAAAAAGAAGAGTTTATACACAGAAATGGTAGAACAGCACGTGTAAACTCTAAAGGTACTGCCTATGTATTAAAATGGGAAGAAGAAAACTTACCAGATTTTATAAAAAATGCTCCTGTAGCAAAAATTAATAAAACAGGAACAAGAAAACCGCCATACTGGACAACATTATTTATCTCAGGAGGAAGAAAAGATAAAATATCTAAAGGAGATATTGCTGGCCTGTTTTTTAAGCAAGGTAATATTAATAAAGATGAATTGGGGGTTATAGAGCTTAAGCAAGACTGTACTTTTGTTTCTGTACCTGCAACTATTGCACCTAAGCTTGTAAATAAATTAAACAATAC